A portion of the Candidatus Rokuibacteriota bacterium genome contains these proteins:
- a CDS encoding IS630 family transposase: MSRTAAPIVLAPEERATLKSWTRGRRLSYRQVVRAKIITLAADRVPNQDIAAALKVSRPTVQLWRERFLALRVAGLEHDAPRPGRKPRISERTVRAVVEATLHTAPPAATHWSTRTMARAQGLSQATVQRIWVRHNLKPHLVKTFTLSRDPQFVDKLTDVVGLYLNPPDKSLVLCVDEKSQIQALDRTQPGLPLKRGRCGTHTHDYKRNGTTTLFAALSMLDGKVIGDCMPRHRHQEFIRFLTRIDRDIPAGLDLHLIVDNYGTHKHPRVTAWLRRHPRFHSHFTPTSSSWLNLVERWFHELTDKRIRRGAFQSVAALITAIHEYLSQHNQQPQVFVWSAPVERILAKIAKCKEALESLH; the protein is encoded by the coding sequence ATGAGCCGGACCGCTGCTCCCATCGTCTTGGCGCCCGAAGAGCGGGCCACGCTGAAGAGCTGGACCCGGGGCCGACGCCTTTCGTATCGGCAGGTGGTCCGGGCGAAGATCATCACGCTGGCCGCGGATCGCGTCCCGAACCAGGACATCGCCGCGGCCTTGAAGGTCTCCCGCCCGACGGTGCAACTGTGGCGCGAGCGGTTTCTGGCCCTGCGCGTGGCCGGGTTGGAACACGATGCGCCGCGGCCCGGCCGCAAGCCGCGGATCTCGGAGCGAACGGTCCGCGCGGTGGTGGAAGCCACATTGCACACGGCGCCGCCCGCGGCCACGCACTGGAGCACGCGCACCATGGCGCGGGCCCAAGGACTCAGCCAAGCCACGGTCCAGCGGATCTGGGTGCGCCACAACCTCAAGCCGCATTTGGTCAAGACCTTCACGCTCAGCCGCGATCCGCAGTTTGTCGACAAGTTGACGGATGTTGTGGGGTTGTATCTGAATCCGCCCGACAAGTCCCTGGTGTTGTGCGTGGACGAGAAGAGCCAAATCCAGGCGCTCGACCGCACGCAACCCGGGCTGCCGCTCAAGCGGGGCCGCTGCGGCACGCACACGCACGACTACAAACGCAACGGGACGACGACCCTGTTCGCGGCACTCAGCATGCTCGACGGCAAGGTCATCGGCGATTGTATGCCCCGCCATCGGCATCAAGAGTTCATTCGCTTCCTGACGCGCATCGACCGCGACATCCCGGCCGGACTCGATCTGCATCTGATCGTCGACAACTACGGCACGCACAAACACCCCCGGGTGACGGCCTGGCTCCGCCGACACCCGCGGTTTCATTCGCACTTCACCCCAACGTCGAGTTCCTGGTTGAACTTGGTCGAACGGTGGTTCCACGAACTCACCGACAAACGGATCCGGCGCGGGGCGTTCCAGAGCGTGGCGGCCCTCATCACGGCCATTCACGAGTACCTCAGCCAGCACAACCAGCAACCGCAGGTGTTCGTCTGGAGTGCTCCGGTGGAACGCATCTTGGCCAAGATCGCCAAATGTAAAGAAGCGTTAGAGTCACTACACTAG
- a CDS encoding DUF3179 domain-containing protein: MTCLRRFIVLAVLSTLAAVGSADADMLRTDLGKALIPLEEIIAGGPPPDGIPPIDKPVFVSPAAADAWLKPTEPVLGFRVGSDARAYPLQILIWHEIVNDVVGGRPVVVTFCPLCNAGLVFDRVLSGTRLDFGTSGKLWKSDLLMYDRETHSLWSQMEGRAVVGARAGARLTPLPANTLAYEDFKEAYPGGRVLSRETGVSRAYGRNPYEGYDQPGSHPFLFQGAPDPRRPPKERVVGLALGGVARAYPWPVLARRGVTHDDWAGERLVVFYRPGALSALDQSQITASRAVGATAVYSRVVDGRALAFEPVPAGFRDAETGSVWNLLGRAVSGPLAGRELRPLPHVDAFWFAWVAFHPATTIHDVQP, encoded by the coding sequence ATGACCTGCTTGCGCCGCTTCATCGTACTCGCCGTGCTATCGACCCTGGCGGCCGTCGGCAGCGCCGATGCCGACATGCTACGCACCGATCTCGGCAAGGCCCTGATCCCGCTCGAGGAGATCATCGCCGGCGGCCCGCCGCCCGACGGCATTCCCCCCATCGACAAGCCCGTCTTCGTCTCACCGGCCGCGGCGGACGCTTGGCTCAAGCCCACGGAGCCGGTGCTCGGCTTCCGCGTGGGCTCCGACGCGCGGGCCTATCCGCTGCAGATACTCATCTGGCATGAGATCGTCAACGACGTGGTCGGCGGCCGGCCGGTGGTGGTGACGTTCTGCCCTCTGTGCAACGCGGGCCTCGTCTTCGATCGCGTCCTGAGCGGCACGAGGCTCGACTTCGGCACCTCGGGCAAGCTCTGGAAGAGCGATCTGCTGATGTACGACCGGGAGACGCATTCGCTCTGGTCCCAGATGGAGGGACGCGCTGTCGTCGGCGCGCGGGCCGGGGCCCGGCTCACGCCGCTGCCCGCGAACACGCTCGCGTACGAGGACTTCAAGGAAGCGTATCCCGGCGGCCGCGTGCTCTCGCGGGAGACAGGCGTGAGTCGCGCGTACGGGCGCAATCCCTACGAGGGCTATGACCAGCCGGGGAGCCACCCCTTCCTCTTCCAGGGCGCGCCCGATCCGCGCCGGCCGCCCAAGGAGCGCGTTGTAGGCCTGGCGCTTGGCGGCGTCGCCCGCGCCTATCCGTGGCCCGTGCTCGCTCGCCGCGGCGTGACGCACGACGACTGGGCCGGCGAGCGACTCGTCGTCTTCTACCGGCCGGGCGCGCTCTCGGCGCTCGATCAGTCGCAGATCACCGCCTCGCGCGCGGTCGGGGCGACGGCGGTCTACAGCCGGGTCGTGGACGGCCGCGCGCTGGCCTTCGAGCCCGTGCCCGCGGGCTTCCGCGATGCCGAGACGGGCAGCGTGTGGAACCTGCTCGGTCGCGCTGTCTCGGGTCCGCTCGCGGGTCGCGAACTCCGCCCACTCCCGCACGTGGACGCCTTCTGGTTCGCCTGGGTGGCCTTCCACCCGGCCACTACTATTCACGACGTTCAGCCATGA
- a CDS encoding zf-HC2 domain-containing protein, giving the protein MNCREFDARLHAFADGELDAGPMADAEAHVSTCPDCHGRADGERRFRQLLRRQPRETAPPEFRARMLALARRERTRKKVRVWLGTPALAAAVLLLAFVLMARSLPTGGREPELVASLVDKHLAYAQLEGPAEFSSTERPAVAAWFRQRTGLRVSVPDLSPAGIQLVGGRIAEADQRKVAYLLYEKGRVLMSVFMVPEVGRRAPLAGRPMGFGGHEYLAQERQGLRTVSWRDGQTLFSLVSTLDYDDLLECAEQLRAERAREARL; this is encoded by the coding sequence ATGAACTGCCGAGAGTTCGACGCCCGGCTGCACGCGTTTGCGGATGGTGAGCTTGATGCAGGACCGATGGCCGACGCCGAAGCCCACGTGTCGACCTGCCCCGACTGCCATGGACGGGCGGACGGGGAACGCCGCTTCCGGCAGCTGCTCCGCCGGCAGCCGAGGGAGACAGCGCCGCCCGAGTTCCGGGCGCGGATGTTGGCGCTGGCACGGCGCGAGCGCACCCGGAAGAAGGTCCGGGTTTGGCTCGGCACGCCCGCGCTCGCGGCCGCCGTCCTTCTCCTCGCGTTCGTGCTCATGGCACGGTCGCTGCCGACCGGAGGCCGTGAGCCCGAGCTCGTTGCAAGCCTCGTGGACAAGCACCTCGCCTATGCGCAGTTGGAGGGCCCGGCCGAGTTCTCCTCGACGGAACGCCCGGCGGTAGCGGCCTGGTTCCGCCAGCGCACCGGCCTACGCGTCTCCGTGCCCGACCTCTCGCCCGCGGGGATCCAGCTGGTCGGCGGGCGTATCGCTGAGGCCGACCAGCGTAAGGTCGCCTACCTCCTGTATGAGAAGGGGCGCGTCCTGATGTCGGTCTTCATGGTGCCCGAGGTCGGGCGGCGCGCGCCGCTCGCCGGTAGGCCGATGGGTTTCGGCGGCCACGAGTATCTGGCCCAGGAGCGCCAGGGGCTTCGCACCGTATCGTGGCGGGACGGCCAGACCCTGTTCAGTCTCGTGTCCACACTCGACTACGACGACCTGCTCGAGTGCGCCGAGCAGCTGCGAGCCGAGCGTGCCCGCGAGGCGCGCCTCTGA
- a CDS encoding sigma-70 family RNA polymerase sigma factor translates to MLRWIRDGGQVSEFEGVALVHLDLLYRAALRLTHNRAEAEDLVQETWLRALRHFDQFDPGSNCRAWLLTILRNAFLNRVRREGREILESDMAATEAGAARLEEASVARSSPEEDFFQTVLHGDVDRALKTLSLPFRLVVTLADLEGLTYKEVAQVLDCPIGTVMSRLSRARQLLRKELVTLAHEHGYSKESR, encoded by the coding sequence ATGCTCAGGTGGATCAGGGATGGTGGCCAGGTCAGCGAGTTCGAAGGCGTCGCCCTCGTGCACCTGGATCTCCTGTACCGGGCGGCGCTCCGGCTCACGCACAACCGGGCCGAGGCCGAGGACCTGGTCCAGGAAACATGGCTCCGGGCGCTCCGGCACTTCGACCAGTTCGACCCGGGCAGCAACTGCCGGGCCTGGCTCCTGACCATCCTGCGAAACGCGTTCTTGAACCGCGTGCGCCGGGAGGGCCGGGAGATCCTCGAGAGCGACATGGCGGCTACCGAGGCGGGCGCGGCCAGGCTCGAGGAGGCCTCCGTCGCGCGCTCGAGCCCTGAGGAGGACTTCTTCCAAACAGTGCTCCACGGCGATGTGGACCGGGCCCTGAAGACGCTGTCTCTACCGTTCCGCCTGGTGGTGACGCTGGCGGACCTCGAGGGCCTCACGTACAAGGAAGTCGCCCAGGTGCTGGACTGTCCAATCGGTACCGTGATGTCACGCCTATCGCGCGCCAGACAGCTGCTGCGCAAGGAGCTGGTCACGCTGGCGCACGAACATGGGTACAGCAAGGAGTCGCGATGA
- a CDS encoding haloacid dehalogenase type II translates to MTKLRVQGVAFDMYGTVVDVGAVAEACKAVASDPVAFNNQWRAKQLEYTFLRSAMGKYQDFWTVSQQALAFTIQRFGLTVSPEQRKRLMESWLQPTAYPEVAAALPRLKEHLPLAILSNGSPMMLRVGLKRAGFRSHFQWVLSADAVKTYKPSPRVYQLAPTAMKLQKQRILFVSSNAFDVLGAKSFGFRVCWINRAGAPLDPLGPEPDIVVRGFDELEAVITA, encoded by the coding sequence ATGACCAAGCTCAGGGTGCAGGGTGTCGCGTTCGACATGTACGGTACGGTGGTTGATGTCGGAGCGGTCGCGGAAGCGTGCAAGGCCGTCGCCTCCGATCCCGTGGCCTTCAACAACCAGTGGCGGGCCAAGCAACTCGAGTACACTTTCCTCCGGAGCGCGATGGGCAAGTACCAGGACTTCTGGACGGTGTCCCAACAGGCCTTGGCGTTTACAATTCAGCGTTTCGGCTTGACCGTAAGTCCGGAGCAACGGAAGCGGCTCATGGAGTCCTGGCTTCAGCCCACCGCCTATCCGGAAGTGGCAGCAGCGTTGCCCCGGCTCAAAGAACACCTCCCGCTTGCCATCCTGTCGAACGGAAGCCCGATGATGCTCCGCGTGGGGCTCAAGCGCGCCGGATTCCGTTCACACTTTCAATGGGTGCTCAGTGCGGATGCGGTCAAGACCTACAAGCCTTCACCCAGGGTGTACCAGCTCGCCCCGACGGCGATGAAGTTGCAGAAGCAGCGGATCCTGTTCGTCTCCTCCAACGCCTTCGACGTCCTTGGAGCGAAGAGCTTTGGATTCAGGGTCTGCTGGATCAACCGGGCCGGAGCTCCACTCGATCCCCTCGGGCCAGAGCCCGACATCGTAGTGAGAGGTTTTGACGAGCTCGAAGCGGTGATAACGGCTTGA
- a CDS encoding multiheme c-type cytochrome: MPQSCGTCHPAQFADWKTSLHSKSMGPGVAGQLVEMVKTDPEDARACLNCHAPLAEQASQIPAFDASLQAQGLVCAGCHVRGHQRFGPPRREGSKAAAAPRQSLPHNGVTRTRAFLQSEFCASCHQFQPDGFALNGTLLENTYEEWRASSFAARGVQCQDCHMPDRRHLWRGIHDPETVRGALRITLDAERPGDEAVVTLTIASVGVGHHFPTYVTPLVVVRGELIDRAGRPVPGSAEERMIGRQVALDLSRQIADTRIPAGGQARFVFRRRVDRTGLRFRGTVTVRPDEFYAGLFESLLAAGAGAGTAQIREAQRAARGSAFVIFERDVPLTRE, from the coding sequence GTGCCGCAGAGCTGCGGGACGTGCCACCCGGCTCAGTTCGCCGACTGGAAGACGAGCCTTCACTCCAAGAGCATGGGTCCCGGAGTCGCCGGCCAGCTCGTCGAGATGGTCAAGACCGATCCGGAGGACGCGCGCGCATGCCTCAACTGCCACGCGCCTCTGGCCGAGCAGGCATCCCAGATCCCGGCCTTCGACGCTTCGCTCCAGGCGCAGGGGTTGGTGTGCGCCGGCTGCCATGTCCGCGGGCATCAGCGCTTCGGCCCGCCGCGGCGGGAGGGCTCGAAGGCCGCGGCGGCGCCACGCCAGAGCCTGCCCCATAACGGCGTGACGCGGACCCGGGCCTTTCTCCAGTCGGAGTTCTGCGCGAGCTGCCACCAGTTCCAGCCTGACGGCTTCGCGCTCAACGGGACGCTGCTGGAGAACACCTACGAGGAGTGGCGGGCGAGTTCCTTCGCCGCGCGCGGCGTGCAGTGCCAGGACTGCCACATGCCGGATCGGCGCCACCTCTGGCGGGGCATTCACGATCCCGAGACTGTGCGGGGCGCGCTCCGGATCACCCTCGATGCGGAGCGCCCGGGTGACGAGGCGGTCGTGACGCTCACCATCGCCAGCGTCGGGGTGGGCCACCACTTCCCGACCTACGTCACCCCGTTGGTGGTCGTTCGCGGGGAACTCATCGACCGGGCCGGGCGGCCGGTGCCGGGCAGCGCCGAGGAGCGAATGATCGGCCGTCAGGTGGCCCTCGATCTCTCCCGGCAGATCGCGGATACGCGCATTCCGGCGGGCGGGCAGGCCCGGTTCGTGTTCCGCCGCCGCGTGGACCGAACGGGCCTGCGCTTTCGCGGAACGGTCACGGTCAGGCCCGACGAGTTCTACGCGGGATTATTCGAGTCGCTGCTCGCCGCCGGGGCCGGCGCTGGCACGGCACAGATTCGGGAGGCGCAGCGAGCCGCGCGCGGCTCAGCCTTCGTCATCTTCGAGCGCGACGTGCCACTCACCCGAGAGTGA
- a CDS encoding SelL-related redox protein, protein MPCQEHLSQLRRHEDEFEGLGFEVVVVTFEARERAAVYVRETGLRWPLLIDRQRVLYRAYGMGRGRWSAIWGPATWWAYLRLIGRGRRLRRPTGDVHQLGGDVLVDPRGMVAFHHVGSGPADRPPVVLLLEQVRQGRRDYR, encoded by the coding sequence CTGCCCTGCCAAGAGCACCTGTCGCAGTTGCGACGGCACGAGGACGAGTTCGAGGGGCTGGGCTTCGAGGTCGTCGTCGTGACGTTCGAGGCCCGGGAGCGTGCCGCGGTGTACGTGCGGGAGACGGGTCTCCGATGGCCCCTGCTGATTGACCGGCAACGTGTGCTCTATCGCGCCTATGGGATGGGTCGCGGTCGGTGGTCAGCGATCTGGGGGCCCGCCACTTGGTGGGCGTACCTCCGGTTGATCGGCCGGGGTCGCCGGCTGAGACGCCCCACAGGCGACGTCCACCAGTTGGGGGGCGACGTTCTCGTGGACCCGCGGGGGATGGTGGCCTTTCATCATGTCGGGAGCGGTCCGGCGGATCGGCCGCCAGTTGTGCTGCTCCTCGAGCAGGTCCGACAGGGCCGGCGCGACTATCGATAG